In Archocentrus centrarchus isolate MPI-CPG fArcCen1 chromosome 21, fArcCen1, whole genome shotgun sequence, the following are encoded in one genomic region:
- the LOC115800322 gene encoding olfactory receptor 2AT4-like, whose protein sequence is MNNISAISMFFLSGFNETVNYRFILFFLSFLCYCIICLVNISLIVTIILDSNLHEPMYILLCAFCMNGLYGTTGFYPRFLWDLLSDICVISYYSCLIQAQVVYSFACGELSILALMAYDRYVAICQPLKYHFIMSKQRVIKLVCFSWLTTFWIMAINHFLTSRLMLCSPYISRLFCLNWSIVQLACFPAETTINGIFANITIIIYFLHSVFIVWSYMYIIKTCVNSIENRAKFMQTCVPHLVSLFTFAVTILLDVISMRLGSKELPQTLQNFVSIEFLVIPPIMNPLMYGFKLTKIRKRIRVILKMK, encoded by the coding sequence ATGAATAACATTTCTGCAATATCAATGTTTTTTCTATCAGGTTTCAATGAAACAGTGAACTACaggtttattctgttttttctcagttttctgtGTTACTGCATCATTTGCCTGGTGAATATTTCTCTAATTGTGACCATCATCTTGGACAGCAACCTCCATGAACCTATGTATATTCTGCTCTGTGCTTTTTGCATGAATGGACTTTATGGGACAACAGGTTTCTACCCCAGATTTCTCTGGGATCTCCTCTCTGATATTTGTGTTATCTCATATTACAGTTGCCTTATTCAGGCTCAGGTAGTTTATTCTTTTGCCTGTGGTGAACTGTCAATTCTTGCACTCATGGCATATGACAGGTATGTGGCTATATGTCAACCTCTGAAGTACCACTTTATTATGTCAAAGCAAAGAGTCATTAAgttagtgtgtttttcttggttGACAACTTTCTGGATTATGGCCATAAATCATTTTCTGACATCTAGATTGATGTTATGCAGCCCATATATTTCCAGACTCTTCTGTTTGAACTGGAGTATTGTGCAACTTGCTTGTTTTCCAGCAGAAACTACAATTAATGGCATATTTGCGAACATtacaataattatttatttcctcCATAGTGTTTTTATAGTTTGGTCCTATATGTATATCATTAAAACATGTGTCAATTCTATCGAAAACAGAGCAAAGTTCATGCAAACATGTGTCCCACATCTAGTCTCATTATTTACTTTTGCTGTGACTATACTCTTGGATGTCATAAGTATGCGACTTGGTTCAAAAGAGTTACCTCAAACCCTTCAAAACTTTGTGTCAATAGAGTTTCTTGTGATACCTCCTATTATGAATCCTCTTATGTATGGCTTCAAACTGACCAAAATTCGGAAAAGAATTcgtgttattttaaaaatgaagtga